TTGCAAAAAGTGCAAATGGTTTCACATTATTAGTTCCTAGTCTAATTACTGCGATTACAATAATTGGCTGCATGTTTACTCTTTCAATAGTGATGAAAACTATACCTGTTGGTATCACTTATGCATCTTTTGCTGGTCTGTGCATAGTAGCAACTTCGATTGTTGGAATATATAAATTTAACCAAGTGCCTGATCTTTTCACAATCATTGGTTTGATATTAATTATTTCAGGAGTTTTAATTGTTAACCTTCTGGGTAAAACAGGATAATTTATGGCAAATTTGTCTGGTTATATTTTTTTAATTTTAGCGATCATTCTTGGGATAACTTCAAATGGTTTTTTAAAATCTACAAATGGATTTACAATAATTGGACCAACTATCTTTTGTATCATATCTATAGTTGCTTGTATTTTTTGTTTATCTAAAGCCATGAATATAATTCCAGTTGGTTTTACATATGCAACCTATGGAGGTTTAACAATAACAGCTGTAACGTTATTTGGAGTTTTTAAATATCAACAAATTCCAAATCTTTATGGAATAATTGGAATTAGTTTAATTATTGTAGGTGTGATTCTTTTAAATACCTTGGGTAAAACTAGCTAGAAACTGGTTTTAAAATTTTGAGCATTTTCTTATGAAGACTGTTATTAGCAGAACAAATAATATTTCCAGCTTTCTTAGCATCATCATTTTTCCAAGTTGAGACTACTCCTTTTGCAGCTTCAATGATTGGTATCAAAGCATGAATATCCCAAATCTTATTTCCACATTGAATTACAACATCTAATTTACCCTCAGCAAAATGAGAATAACTTAAAGCATCTGAACATGGGAACTGCATTCTTTTCAAAATTTGAGGAATTTTTTTTTGTTTGTTCAATGATAAACTTCCATGAAAAGCTGCAGACAATTTCATATTAGAATAAGTAGCTTTTTGATTCACAAATATTCTCTTTTTTTTTCCATTTTCCGAAACATGGGCAGAATTAAAAGAGGTATTAAAATAAAATTTTTTAAGAATTGGAAAATTAGCAAGACCTATGACTGGATTACCTTGATAATTTAATGATATTAAGTTACTCCACGTTGGATTACCTATCACAAATGATCTAGTTCCATCTATGGGATCTATAACCCATGAATAATCGCTTTTAGTTTTTTTGTGGCCAAATTCCTCACCTATAATTTGGTGATTTGGAAACTTTTTTTTAATCTCATTTCTAATGAATCTCTCAAAAGCCTTATCTGCAGTTGTGACAGGATCATAACCACTTCTGAGTTTGTTCGATACTTTAAAGGGTTTGTTTAATTTAGAGTAATAAAATTTAGTTAATTTCTTAGCTAAATTTTCAATGAATTTAGAATAAAGTTTATAATCTGATGATTTTAAAATTTGCACACCGCTCTAATACTATTTTATTACTATTGATTAAAGTAAAATTTTAAATAATGATTTAAAAATAGATGAAATTAGAGTTAAAAGATAACAAGATATTTTTTGAAAGCAAAGGTCTTAAAAAAGAGATCCACCCATTTTGGCTTAGAGAAAGGGTTAATGGAGAAAATTTTGTTGATAAGTCTACCCAACAAAGATTATTCGATCCAACTCAATTAAAAGAAAACATTCAAATTAAAAATTTAAACTTATCTAGTGATTTTTTGGAAATTAAATTCAATGACGGGGCTTCAACAAAAATTGCTATAGTTGATATTTTTAAGGAATTCTCAAATATTAATGATGTTAAACAAATCGAAAAAATAAAATGGGACTCCTCATTTAAAGATCAAAATACTTTCGAATTCAAAGATAATCTATTTGAAACTGATGAGATGTACAAAGCCTTAGTCAATTTTTATCAATATGGTTTTGTAATCTTTAAAAATGTGCCAACAAAAAATAATTTTATAATAGATTTTGCAAATTCAATAGGAAGTGTGAGGCGTACAAATTTTGGTGAGTTTTTTAATGTAAAATCAAAACCAAATCCAAATGACTTAGCTTACACCTCTTTGCCATTGGCTCCTCATACAGATAATCCTTATAGAAATCCTGTGCCTTGTATTCAAATGCTTCACTGTATTGAAAATGAAGTTACGGGTGGTTTGTCAACGCTAGTTGATGGATATACTGTTTCTGAGAAACTAAAAAAAGATTTTCCAGAATATTATAAAATTTTAACTGAGGTAAAGATACGTTTTCAATTTATTGATGAAAGTGTGATTTTAGAGGATTGGGCTGAAATGATACAGCTAGATGAAAATGGTAATTTTAAACAAGTGCGTTTTAGTCCACGATTAGATTTTGTTCCATTAATTGATAAAGAAAAATTAGATTTATTTTATTCTGCGAGAAAAAAAATATCTGAACTTTATAATTCAGAAAATTACAGAATAGAATTTAAACTTCTTCCAGGTGATCTGTTAATGATGGATAACTATAGATTGTTACATGGTAGAACCACTTATGATGCTAATGAAGGAAATCGTTTTCTTCAGGGATGTTATATTGATTATGATAGCACTGAGGGAAGGCTTAAACATTTAAAAAGAAAATTTAATTATTAAGATAAATTTTCTATCTGTTTCTCAGCTTCTTTTATTGATTTTTCATAATCTAGTGACATTTGGTCTGCACTTACTACCTCAACCTTTTCTATACCGAAAAAATTTAAAATAAACTTCAGCCAAGGAGTAAGAAAATCCTCATTACTATTTAGTTTTGTTCCACCGGAAGTAATTACTAAATAAGCTTTTTTATTCTTTAATAACCCTTCTCTTCTTCCGTTTGGTTTGAATCTAAAAGTTTCCCCTACTCTGGCTGCAAGATCCGACCAGGCTTTTAAAGTTGCTGGAGGTCCATAATTATAAATTGGAGCAGAAATTATTATAATATCACTCTCTTTTAATTCTTTAACAAGTGTATCTGAAAGTTTGAACATTTTTTTATGTGTCTCTGTTTGATCTTTTGGATCTATTTTCATTCCTGACTCTGTTAAATTAGACACAAAAACCATTTCATCATTTAGATCTCTATATATAACTTCATCATCAGGTTTTTTTATTTTATCCAAAAGTTTTTTTGCTAAAGCTCTTGAAGTTGAGCCATCTTTTCTAGCACTAGAGTCTATTTGATAAATTTTCATAATTTAATTTACCCAAAATTTTGTAAGAATGGAAAAATATTTAATAAATAATATCCCAAGGCTTGCAATTGATTAGTTAATATTAAAATACCAGTAATTAATAGAATTATTCCACCTATTTTTGACACTAAATTAATATTCTTTCTAAAGTTTTTTGAAAAGATAAGGAACCTTTGAATTAAATAACCTGATAAGATAAACGGAATAGCTAATCCAATAGAATAAAAGGATAACAAC
The DNA window shown above is from Candidatus Pelagibacter sp. RS39 and carries:
- a CDS encoding inositol monophosphatase family protein gives rise to the protein MQILKSSDYKLYSKFIENLAKKLTKFYYSKLNKPFKVSNKLRSGYDPVTTADKAFERFIRNEIKKKFPNHQIIGEEFGHKKTKSDYSWVIDPIDGTRSFVIGNPTWSNLISLNYQGNPVIGLANFPILKKFYFNTSFNSAHVSENGKKKRIFVNQKATYSNMKLSAAFHGSLSLNKQKKIPQILKRMQFPCSDALSYSHFAEGKLDVVIQCGNKIWDIHALIPIIEAAKGVVSTWKNDDAKKAGNIICSANNSLHKKMLKILKPVSS
- a CDS encoding DMT family transporter — its product is MANLSGYIFLILAIILGITSNGFLKSTNGFTIIGPTIFCIISIVACIFCLSKAMNIIPVGFTYATYGGLTITAVTLFGVFKYQQIPNLYGIIGISLIIVGVILLNTLGKTS
- a CDS encoding DMT family transporter translates to MSNVIAFLILILAVILGTAANSFAKSANGFTLLVPSLITAITIIGCMFTLSIVMKTIPVGITYASFAGLCIVATSIVGIYKFNQVPDLFTIIGLILIISGVLIVNLLGKTG
- a CDS encoding FMN-dependent NADH-azoreductase, which encodes MKIYQIDSSARKDGSTSRALAKKLLDKIKKPDDEVIYRDLNDEMVFVSNLTESGMKIDPKDQTETHKKMFKLSDTLVKELKESDIIIISAPIYNYGPPATLKAWSDLAARVGETFRFKPNGRREGLLKNKKAYLVITSGGTKLNSNEDFLTPWLKFILNFFGIEKVEVVSADQMSLDYEKSIKEAEKQIENLS
- a CDS encoding TauD/TfdA family dioxygenase: MKLELKDNKIFFESKGLKKEIHPFWLRERVNGENFVDKSTQQRLFDPTQLKENIQIKNLNLSSDFLEIKFNDGASTKIAIVDIFKEFSNINDVKQIEKIKWDSSFKDQNTFEFKDNLFETDEMYKALVNFYQYGFVIFKNVPTKNNFIIDFANSIGSVRRTNFGEFFNVKSKPNPNDLAYTSLPLAPHTDNPYRNPVPCIQMLHCIENEVTGGLSTLVDGYTVSEKLKKDFPEYYKILTEVKIRFQFIDESVILEDWAEMIQLDENGNFKQVRFSPRLDFVPLIDKEKLDLFYSARKKISELYNSENYRIEFKLLPGDLLMMDNYRLLHGRTTYDANEGNRFLQGCYIDYDSTEGRLKHLKRKFNY